The Methanomassiliicoccales archaeon genome includes a region encoding these proteins:
- a CDS encoding dihydropteroate synthase, translating to MLVISERINGLFTAVGKAIDARDAEFIHEHALKQIECGAQALDINVGPGRDDGPAAMDWLVRIVQEVTDLPLCIDTPDVKTMTAGVRACRNKVIINSTTAEVKKMQAIFPLAREHNADVICLTMDERGVPNDAESRAEMAMLMMTTAMEHEIMPDRLYLDPLVMPIKAAPDQAMKVIKAMHLFQTLNDPAPRTVVGLSNVSNGSKERGILNRTYLGMLIGAGLNAAIVDVQDAQLMELIKAGEMLRAEKLYCDDFLKA from the coding sequence ATGTTGGTCATCAGCGAAAGGATCAACGGCCTGTTCACCGCGGTGGGCAAGGCCATAGACGCCCGGGACGCCGAGTTCATACACGAGCACGCCCTGAAGCAGATCGAATGCGGCGCTCAAGCCCTGGACATAAATGTGGGGCCGGGAAGGGACGACGGCCCGGCGGCCATGGACTGGCTGGTGCGCATCGTTCAGGAAGTGACCGACCTGCCGTTATGCATCGACACCCCTGACGTCAAGACCATGACTGCCGGGGTCCGAGCCTGCCGTAACAAGGTCATCATCAATTCCACCACGGCCGAGGTGAAGAAGATGCAGGCCATCTTTCCGTTGGCCCGGGAGCACAATGCCGACGTGATCTGTTTGACCATGGACGAGCGCGGCGTCCCGAACGACGCCGAGTCGCGCGCCGAGATGGCCATGCTGATGATGACCACGGCCATGGAGCACGAGATAATGCCCGACCGGCTCTACCTGGACCCGCTGGTCATGCCCATCAAGGCCGCTCCCGACCAGGCCATGAAGGTCATTAAGGCCATGCACCTTTTCCAGACACTGAACGACCCGGCGCCGCGCACCGTGGTCGGCCTCTCCAACGTCTCCAACGGATCCAAGGAAAGAGGCATTTTGAACCGTACCTACCTGGGAATGCTCATAGGGGCTGGGCTCAACGCCGCCATCGTTGACGTCCAGGACGCCCAGTTGATGGAACTGATCAAGGCTGGGGAGATGCTGCGGGCGGAGAAGCTGTACTGCGACGACTTCCTGAAGGCCTGA
- the purH gene encoding bifunctional phosphoribosylaminoimidazolecarboxamide formyltransferase/IMP cyclohydrolase: MVKIERAVVSVSDKEGIIDFCKALSHMGVEIISTRGTAKLLASNGLKVTGISEFTGSPEMMDGRVKTLHPAIFAGLLARRDSPEHMRQLKEAGLKRIDMVVVNLYPFKQTVLKDENDLEEIIENIDIGGPSMIRAAAKNSDSVAVVTDPARYAELLQEMQGNSGDLSPATLRSLMLAAFRSTAYYDSLIAAHLGGAFGDTSFPDTYSMGLEKRQDLRYGENPHQTAAFYADPFVKGVCVSRSEQLHGKELSYNNILDLESALELVREFERPTAIVIKHTNPCGVASANSISSAFVNAFNVDPLAAFGCVIGLNRNVDLVTATEISGHFVDCVIAPGFDKDALELLEKKKNIRLLRTNAPITPDASPEWKMKRIKGGLLVQTNKSVSITPADLKVVTKRAPTEEELHGLFFANKVCKHVWSNSIILVKGETVVGIGAGQMSRVDSSMIAAHKAGEKAKGSVMASDAFFPFRDGIDTAAQAGVTAIIQPGGSIRDQESIDAANEHGMAMVFTGVRLFRH, encoded by the coding sequence ATGGTCAAGATCGAAAGGGCGGTTGTGAGCGTCTCGGACAAGGAAGGCATAATCGATTTCTGCAAAGCTCTCAGCCACATGGGCGTAGAGATAATATCCACCAGGGGCACGGCCAAGCTCCTGGCGTCCAACGGGTTGAAGGTCACCGGCATCTCCGAGTTCACTGGCTCCCCGGAGATGATGGACGGACGGGTCAAGACGTTGCACCCGGCCATATTCGCCGGGCTTCTGGCCAGGCGCGATTCCCCGGAGCACATGCGTCAGCTCAAGGAGGCCGGACTGAAGCGCATCGACATGGTCGTGGTGAACCTCTATCCGTTCAAGCAGACGGTGCTGAAGGACGAGAACGACCTGGAAGAGATAATCGAGAACATCGACATCGGCGGACCGTCCATGATTCGCGCCGCGGCCAAGAACTCCGATTCCGTGGCCGTCGTGACCGATCCGGCCAGGTACGCCGAGCTGCTCCAGGAGATGCAGGGGAACAGTGGAGACCTGTCGCCAGCCACTTTGCGCTCGCTCATGCTGGCCGCTTTCCGTTCCACCGCCTATTACGATTCCCTCATCGCCGCGCATTTGGGCGGGGCCTTCGGCGACACCAGCTTCCCGGACACCTACTCCATGGGCCTGGAGAAGCGACAGGACCTGCGCTACGGGGAGAACCCGCACCAGACCGCCGCCTTCTACGCGGACCCGTTCGTCAAGGGCGTCTGCGTCTCCCGCTCCGAACAGCTGCACGGAAAGGAACTTTCATACAACAACATATTGGACCTGGAGTCCGCGCTGGAACTGGTAAGGGAGTTCGAGCGGCCCACGGCCATAGTCATCAAGCACACCAACCCCTGCGGGGTGGCCTCCGCGAACAGCATCTCCTCGGCCTTCGTCAACGCCTTCAACGTTGATCCGCTGGCGGCCTTCGGTTGCGTCATCGGGTTGAACCGGAACGTGGACCTGGTCACGGCCACGGAGATATCCGGGCACTTCGTGGATTGCGTCATCGCCCCCGGTTTCGACAAGGACGCGCTGGAACTGTTGGAGAAGAAGAAGAACATCCGTTTGCTCAGAACGAATGCCCCCATCACCCCCGACGCCTCCCCGGAATGGAAGATGAAGCGCATTAAGGGCGGGCTGTTGGTGCAGACCAACAAGAGCGTCAGCATCACCCCGGCGGACCTCAAGGTCGTCACCAAGAGGGCGCCCACCGAGGAGGAGCTGCACGGCCTGTTCTTCGCCAACAAGGTCTGCAAGCACGTGTGGTCCAACTCCATCATACTGGTCAAGGGCGAGACCGTCGTCGGTATCGGCGCCGGGCAGATGTCCCGCGTCGACTCCTCCATGATCGCGGCGCACAAAGCCGGGGAGAAAGCGAAGGGCAGCGTGATGGCCTCGGACGCCTTCTTCCCCTTCCGTGACGGCATTGACACCGCGGCCCAGGCCGGCGTGACGGCCATCATTCAGCCAGGCGGCTCCATACGCGACCAGGAATCAATTGACGCTGCCAACGAGCACGGTATGGCCATGGTGTTCACCGGTGTGAGGCTGTTCCGACACTGA